GCCCTGCTTGGGGATGTCCAGCTTCCCCCCGAAACTCAGCGTGCCCTGCTGCTCCTCGTAGGTGAACAGCATCGGATAGCAGTCgtggccctggggggggggggaggcaagcagAGGTCAGGGCCTCTGAGGCGTTTCATCATCAACGTCCACTCCCAAGGGTCCAAAACGCTCTCAATATTCCTCCCACAAccgccctgtaaggtaggccgcTAATAAAAATGTATGATGGTTATGAGATTATCTTATGTACGTGCCACTTTGCAAGGAACAGAACAGAGCGAGTCCCTGGCCCCAAGGGGCTTACAGTCTGGATAACACCGCAAGGGGGAGTAAAAGAAGACAGGGAAGGAAATTGAGCCCCAGGATAAACAGATGTGAAATCTGCAGAATGAGTATGAGGGGTTCCGAATGCACCGAGCATCGCAGACAATATTTTGAAGTTAACAAACATTATTACCATCTAGAGGCCAGGGTGGCAGCGTTAAGAGAActgaagtccagagtctaaaattacccaaCTGCACCACTAGAGGTCATGATGCTGTCACTACAAAGATTAGTGGATGCgcctgtgtgtttttaaagagggctgtaagcagtgcttttttctgggggtatgcatacccctaaacattttgtgaatctaagtttgggctcattgaggggcagtatttcaatatgagttggaaaatgaaagtacccctaaacattttgtttaaagaaaaaaagcactagttGTTAAGAATGCAATTGCCCACTTGCAGACTGTAATGACACAGTCCAGGAAGGACATATACAACATAGCATTGCTCCACGTTGGAATGGGGCCCTAATCTTCACTGGGAAAACAAACCCTTGGAAAGAGTTATAGTGCGTGACTTACCGCGGCCACCAGGCTGTTCTCAGTGATGAACGTCACGGCCAGGAGAGGAAGAGTTTCCGTGGACAGGCAGGCCACGCTGAAGGGAAGGACAAGGCAAGTGTGGTCAGCACAGATTAGCTGCTTTACAGCCCCTTACTGGCTGGGCCTACCATAAAATTCAGCCCGTGCCCTGGGTTCCCACTCCCTATCGTTGGGAGATGAGGCTGTGGGTTTGGAGGAGGGATAGAAGAGGAAATTGACCTTGGAGCCAGCCCCTGGCGTGCCTACTAAACAAGAAGTTCTGGCGTAAGAGGCAATTGTTCTGTCAACACCTCTCCAACCTGAACAGGCCAAGCTGCACTCCTCTTACTCAGAGGACGACAGCCCAGCAACCCCAGCGGAGCAATGTTTCCCTCAATCCATTGGAGTCAATGACTGCTGAAGCAGACGAAGGACCCTCTAACTGAAGAGACTTCTCTCCCTAGAGGAAGAGGGAACCACGCTGATGGACAGTCTGTGGCTGAAGCAACGTTTGAGCTTTTCTCAACCACTGTTTGAGCTCTCTacggagctgtccagggtcctacCTGCACCCTGAACCTCCGCCTTGCTTTGAAGCACCCCGTTTTCACcgggggcagatccacaccactaATTTAAGGCGCATTCAATGTGCATGACTTcacccaaagactcctgggagtttcccccctcccacagctACCATTCCCATTTTGCCCACTATACACTGGACCCAGGAGGTGATTTCTCACTCTACTGCCCATACAGAAAAGATGTCTCTCCCCGGCAGAAAAGGTTCTACTGCTTCTTAGCAATGTAAACATTTCAGTGACTCATGAAGTcaccattttctttctcttttggcaGCTGAAAAGATCAGAAAGAAGACACTGGACAATATAGCGTTGAGCTATAAGGGAGATGcagagatctaaatagagacTTTACATGTATTTGTTTTTGACTCAGATTTGTCATGGCTAATGGCTAGTACAATGAGGTTATTTGGATGtggagctaccattcccagcacgCTTAGTAAGCTACAGCgcccagaatcctttgtgggAAGTCGTGTGGGTTTACACACAGGGGCTGAACCAACATGGAGCAGATCTGCCCAGACTCCGGATCAACTGATCCCAAGGAAGCAAAGTCCCTGCAGCCACCTGGGCCACGCCAGCTCATGGGAAACTCTGAATCCCTGCCCAACAGTCCAACTTACGCCATCTTCTTGTTGGCATCCGCAAGGCAGATGGTGCTGTCGTGGCTCACCCAGGCCACGCGGCTGCCACTCCCGGAGAAGCAGATGCTGTGGACCCAGCCGCAACTGCTGCCCGACTCAAACATGAGCTCTCCAAACGGCATCTTGGATCCCCAGGGGGTCGGCGAGGGCCGCTCCTCAACTTCTTTGATGTAAGCAGAGAAAATCCTacagggcagggagaggagaggcaggaaggagggagaaaccaTGTTACTGGAGGGTCCATCGAAGCTAGACAAGGAGCAGATCCGGTCAAGGCCTGGAAGGGAGACTGTCCAAcaggcctccccaccccacccccacccccgccgcaaACACATCCTGAAGTCAGACGTGGATGCAATCCAGCATATGAGCCTCACCTGCATTTGAAATCGCAGGATCCAGCCGCCAAGAGAACGTTGTTAGGGTGCCAGTCAAGGCTAAGGATTGTCGATCGAATGGGCTTCTTGATATGTTTACAAACCCACCTAGGAGAGACGGCAAATATGAGGGACAATACAGGAATCATAGCAAGCAAGCCTTTCTTTTGGCCCAGACATCCCTTGCACTAGTAAATTAATCTAAAGGACTGACACACACAACCTCCCTCAATCAAAACTAATTAGACTTGCGGGCACTAGAGATGGAGCCTTTTTCTCAGGGTGGTGCTGTGCTTTTGGAACTCTCTCCTACAAGGCATACTTACCTGGTGACTCACTGAATCGAGTTTTAAACGGGCCTTGAAACCCTTGCTGCTTCAATCTGCTTTTAGTTAAGATGCTAAAATGGGTTGTTTCCCAATTGTGTAAATCTGTGGCTGCTGGTGATGCCTGTATGTAGAAGTGTTTTCAGGGGGCCTTTTCAGTTTGGTAACTGCAAAAGGGCGTCTTTATCGGTATTTTAAGACTTTTAATTTCCGTAATAAATGAAAGCCTATGCTTGCAAATCATTTTGTATGTGTTAGGGGAATCTCTGCTTCACCCGTAAATTATGTGTTGAAAGGATAAAGCATGCCAGAGCAGGAGGAGCAGAGAGGAAGACCTGTGTTTGCTTAGCCTAAGCTACTAAGGATGGGATTTTCTGAAAATAGTGACGTTGCCAGTatgacttgcaaatatctgccaGTATTTCCCCCCGTTCCCATCTCTCACCTTGATCTCAATGAGAAGCAGGCTGTTTTCCTACCGAGTGTGCTGAAAACAATCCTCACCTGCGACAAGCGCTATTGTACATATAATCTTTtgcacattaaaataaatatataattatgCGCTTATACACCCCAAGTTGCCTAAAGTAACCAGCAGGTATGTACAACATGTGATACATTCACATGTGAAGgtcatatatttatattttttaaaatccatataaTTTTGCATATAGTTAGTCAGCGAAAACAAAAATAAGTGAAGCAGCAGCTGAGGCACAAGTTCAAGCTCAGTGCAGGAAGGGGTCCAACGTAGGCAAAGCTCAACTGGGTCAGGACCACCAAATTCCATGTATAAATCCAATTATAATGGATTGAGATTCCTCCCTTGCAGGTGAGcttggactcgtaatctggggaaccgggttcgcgtctccactcctccacatgcagctgctgggtgaccttgggctagtcacacttctttgaagtctctcagccccactcatctcacagagtgtttgttgtgggggaggaagggaaaggtgattgttaaccgctttgagactccttcgggtagtgaaaagcgggatatcaaatccaaactcttcttcttcttcttctccctcctaactctacaattctatgattctattcttcctcctcctcctcgccgagACTCACCAATCATTCTCTTGCTCAAAATAGCAGATGGAGATGAGCCTCGAGCCGCTGCCGACCGCAAACTTGTTCTCTTTGGGAGACCACTTCACACAACGAGCAGCGCGGTTGATTCGCAGAATGACCAGCGTCGGCTTCCACACGTTGCCCTTCAGGGTCCACACGTAAGCGTTGCGGTCTGTGCCGCAGGTCACTATGCGGTTGCTGTCGGGGGCCCAGTCAATGCCTGCAAAGGATACCGAGAGGGCCAGAACTGTCAGGCCTCGATTGCAAGGGCTGCCGAATTTAACGGCGGATAAATCAACAAataaacagtgttttgttttgttttttaaaaaaggcaacgGCACAGTTAGGTAATGTCAGGCATAATAGCCTTACAGGGGTTGTGGCTCTTTAGAAAAGTTGTGTGTGTGACGTTTCTCACACCAGAAGAGGAATCGAAACGTCCTCACCTGTCACCTGCCCGTTGTGCTCCTTCAGCTCATGGACTTTGCTCCACTTTGTCCCGTCTTTCTTGTAGATGTGAACTTCGTGGTTGTTGGGACAGATGGCAAGTTCTGCGGAACAGAAGGCAGGGAAGAGTTTGCGCACATCTTGCGTATTTGGAGTTCTGCCAAGCTTTCGGAGGCTGAGGGCACATTTGGGAGTTTTGGGGGTGTGCCCAGGACACCAGTCACAAATGGTCAGGAAGGACTGTTGCTCTGAGCTCTtaggtccctcccagctcttccAAAGTTATTTAGCTCCTGGCGCTGCTACAAAACATGTGGTTTTGATTTGCAAATGGGCCATGATTTCAAGGGATGCATCTGTTCATGTGAACTAGCCTTAGGAAAAGGTAGAGAGTAACATCTTCACTTGGGCGCTCTACAGCCTCTTCCCAAGTACCCAAGAGCCTCTTTTCTCTTCCCACCTCCCCTTCTCTGGAAAGGAGAGGCTGTgtaacacaccacacatttaaagcacatggtttcttccccccccccaaaaaaaaagaattgtgggaactgtcatttgttaaaggtgctgggaattgtgtcTCAGGAAAGGTTAAGCTGCGGTTCCCGGGAATCTCTAGGGGGAAGCCATGTGGTTTAAATATGCTTCAAGTGTTGTTATGTTTATATTCCTGGGGACAACCATGCAAATCGCAACAGTTCTTTCAAAACCCTACAACTGGGGAGCAGGAAGTCCTGCTGGCCGCAATCCGCCAGGGCATTATGCTGACCCACAAACAATGGCTgcattctctctctgcctcccccacccctcccacatCTAGTCATGCCATGGGCAATCGCTCACATTCTCTTCTCTTGCAGCTGCTCCCAACCAAGGACTAGATTTGCTGCAAGGACCAGCAATCCAGGTAGTCCCCAGTTAGCATGTCAAttgtgtgtccagggcagctgtcttccagctccatctggtacacaggatgagaccccacctgcccgcggactgtcttgccagagtggtgcatgctctggttatctcccacttggactactgcaacacggtctacgtggggctacctttgaaggtgacccggaaactacaactacagtggtgccccgctagacaaaaataatttgttctacgagtgtcttcgtagagcgaatttttcgtctagcgaagcagcaatgcagtGCGGAGGTTTTTgcgccaaaaataataatttttttttcgtcttgcgaggcagtcccattgacattttcgtcttgcggggcagccttccgctagcgaatgccgttcgtctagcgagtttttcatctagcgaggcattcatctagcggggcaccactgtaatccagaatgcgacagctggactggtgactgggagcggccgctgagaccacataacaccggtcctgaaaggcctacattggttcccagtatgtttccaagcacaattcaaagtgttggtgctgacctttaaaacagcctcggcccagtatacctgaaggagcgtctccacccccatcattcagcccggacactgaggtccagctccgagggccttctggcagttccctcactacaagaagcaaagttacagggaaccaggcagagggccttctcgggggTGGCGCacgccctgtggagcgccctcccatcagatgtcaaggaaataaacaactatctgacttttagaagacatctgaaggcaaccctgtttagggaagcttttaatgtttgatgtttcatcgtgtttttaatattatgttgggagccacccagagtgggtggggaaacccagtcagatgggcagggtataaataataaattgttgttgttgttgtttctataatTATTAACACTCGCTCCCCCTGCAGCAGCAGGGTGTAGACCCGGTGGTCCTCCACCAGCTGTTGGGACCCTCAACAACCAGCAGCCTCAACCAGCGTGGTCAGCAGTTAAAGGATGTTCTGGAAACAACTGGGGACATTTTGTTCTGATGGGTTTTTCCAGCTGGATGAATGGGTCTCTGCCATGGGTACCCGTTTTGTGTTGTTTTCAACATATTTTTCCTGGTTTCAGTGCTTCtggttttttgctgtttttacaaTGTGTTGCCTTGAGATGCTTGTGTGGAAAGCGATTACTAAAATTAAACAGTCATAATACAAAAGGAAAGGGCTTACGGGTTCTGTCCTTGTTCCAGGCATGACAGCTGATGGGCTCCAGCAGGAAACTCTGATAAGCCATGGCTTCTCAACCTGTacagaaaaaaaacccagttcATTTTTCTCAAGTAACGTATTTCAAAAAAGTTAAGGTTGGCTGCAAGTCTTGTATAAGTCCTTTTGAGCTCAAAGCTTATAACAGGTTGCGCTGTAAATGTATTATTTCTTATCCCGCCCTTCCTCCAAGAACATAAGGCAACATAAATGTTCTCCACTCTATCATCCCTATTCTTTACCcgccccaacaacaaccctgtgaggtaggtctgCCTGTTTACTAGGAGGAATTTGGACCAAACtgctgatgagttttcatgacgattaaaaaaaataaaatggcatcTTGCTGTATATATGtcaagaactgaatttaagaatggaaaaatgagaaatggaaatttCCTTTCATTCCTAGTGACAAGTGGACTTAAGTACACTTTAATCGCATGGACCAAAATTTCCCACTACTGTATGTTCCTGAGTCCATCCTGCTTAAATCCAGGCAGCCTGGTACCCTTCGTCTTACACCCAGCGGCCTTTGGCTCAGAACGACTATTGAAAGGGAACAAGGCGGTTCTGATAACCTTTCAAAACAGGAAGCTGGCttgaaagaaagaacaaattTGAAGGGGCTCCCTTGACGTCAGCTCTTAACTTTCACTCAGCCAGTTCCCACTGCTTGACCAAGTCAGACTGGCCATTAGGGCAATCAAGGACAGCTATTCATTTTCTTTGGCGATTGTTTTAAATAATCCATACTGGCAGGAGCAGCTACGGTCTAGCATCAGCCTTGCCtaacctgctgctctccagatgttttggactacagctttcaTCAGACGCAGCCCACCACAGGCAAGAGCAAGGGAGGTGGAaggttgtagaatcatagaattgtagagctggaagggaccccgaaggtcatccagtccaaccccctgcaatgcaggaatctcagcaaaagcatccctgacagatggccatcaactcctgcttaaaaacctcaaaggaacaagagtccaccacctcccaagggacaccattccactgctgaacagctgttactatcagaaagttctccctggtgttcggccggaatctcctttcttgtaacttgaagccatggattcgagtcctaccctccagccTTGTGAAAGGCTGCCTCTCGCCGATTGCACCGACAGCGCACTTGtacgcatgtttactcagaagtaaaccctcgCCATCTTACGGCCCAGTGAAGTACATGTAGGATTACAGCCCGCGTCGTCCTGCTCAGAACGACTTCCGCCCGCGAGAATCATTAGCGTGTGTGTATAATTAGAGAAGGAAGGCGGAAAGAGGAAACAGTTGCATCTTGACGAAGAGAAATTTGACAAATGCCATATAAGGCTAGAAACAGACCCGACAGGAAGAATCAAAAGTGGAATCATAAGAGACAATTCTGTAAGCAGCGTAACACAGGGTCTGGGCTCTTTGGCTGGGTTCTGTTCATGCTTGCTTTGCTCTAGCAAGAGGTTCTCTGACTGCGGCCAGAGGCATGGAGTAAGCTCCAACCAGGTAGTTCATGGAAAGGTTGTGGAAGACTCTAGGAAAGGAGTCTTAAGCTCCTTCATCAGCCCTCGtgggaagggatgggggagaatttgcCTGCAGTCCATATTTATAGACAACCTtcactaattcacactttccaaaacaacagaTGAACTGAAACACCGCCcttccttcgaaattcacacctCTCCAAATGTTTGCAATGCACATCCAAGCAATGTCTACAAAAACGCATACAGTTAATGTACATAATGGGTGACAGTATCATacaaaaatgtcaaaacaaaataagataaaaaattccttccactggcaccttagagaccaactaagttagttcttggtatgagctttcgtgtgcatgcacacttcttcatgtatctgaagaagtgtgcatgcacacgaaagctcataccaagaacgaactcagttggtctctaaggtgccagtggaaggatttttttattttattttgttttgactatggcagaccaacatggctacctacctgtatacaaaaatgtgttgtattaggggaaattgcttcgcaaaaatgcagattttggggagaggaaatggactaaaatgctggtgaattttcatgagcgcttttttaaaggaagaagaagaagaagaagaagaagaagaagaagaagaagaagaagaagaagaagaagaagaagaagcagcagcagcacagactggtatggaaatgtggagaaatgaagatTGGGAAagcaagaaactgaaattggtgTATTAGCCAATCCCTGCTTGTGGATGTTCCAGGAAGTGCAGGCCACTGGCGAGTGTGGCAAAAGTCGATGTGGCCagacatgcacacacgcacacacacacatctttcctCTGGGCAAGCAAGAGGGATTTTTccacagttcaatgacacattccaatCAGGTGAAATCACCAGAGGCTGCTGCTGGCAGAGCCAAGTGTGGTTGGTGTCTTTCAGGTGTGCCTTCCTGCCTGTCCTTGCCAGGTGAGCCCACTAGAGGGCAGCTGGCCAAAGGCCTCCTCACACCTGAACTCAGCTGTGAGCTTTGTTGTTCCACCTCCACCTGGGCTCAAGCTTGCATGTTTGTAAATTAAGCAAATATTGCAAAGACCCTTTAATAAATCGCCAGTGGAGTAAGAGTTTTGCATGAGTTTTTAAAGCTGATAGAGAATTCAaagtttcttcttctgtttctatgtttaaaaaaatgcttagtaTTTGATCCTGACTTCTgtatattgtttgattatttcTCAGTATTTCATAAAAATagcttttttacaaaaaaaaaaaaaaagtctcaatTGCTCTCCTTCATCTATAGGAGACTGTAAAACTGTGCCCAGAAGTTCTCCTCTACACAAAACGGTGACAAGAGCAGTAACCACTTCTGGGGGAAAAACCAAGGAATGATCTTTACACAACTTTATACAGGCATGGTTTGTCTGTCTCCAGTGGGAATTATGACCAATATCTTCCAGGCAGTGAAGTCATCATAGCTTCCAGACAACAAAATGTATAGGGTACAAAATATGATGAAATCTCCACCCTACCCAATCCTGGAGGCTTGTTTGTGTACGTAGGTGGAGAGCAGATTTTTAGGAaaggattccaactcccatcagcctcagccatcaCATCCAATAAACaggaaagggctgtggctcagcagtagagcacaaGGTCCCCAGCAGAATGATCCACCCTCAGAGAAGTCTCCCCCATCGTATCTCTACATGAGTTGCTGGAGATCGAGACGGGCTTGGCTGGGTGTTAGTAGCTGTAGGGGGCAGGGAGCTGCAagctggctgagtttccccagcgtCAGCCAAAAAAGCATGAGTTGCTTATCTTccaaccagcctccactgggggCAAGTAATTCTCTTACCTTCCTTggaaggtttctaagcagaggttggatggccatctgtcatggatgcttcggttgagattcctgcattgctgggggggtTGAACcaagggtccctttccaactctacaattctatgatcatcaGATTAAGACTGGCAACATAACTGACTGCCCTCTAGGAGACTCCCACTGGGCCTCTCCATGAGTCACAGTTCTGGTGGACCCATCTCTTTCCAGTTGAGAGAGAAATACCCAGATCAATAACTgactcagatagatagatagatagatagatagatagatagatagatagatagatagatcttctCTGGAGGGCAGTAATGTTCTCCACTTTTGGTTTAATAGAGCACTGCCAACTTTAATGCCGAAAGAAACAGCATACCTCACCTATCAGAAATTTGTGCAACCTTGGGTCTTCTCTGAAAGCAGAACCCAATTGGGCCAGAGTGCCCCCTAGAGGGAAAAATGTCTCCtgtagcctttttttttttttttgccccgaagcatgaaaattaatcactttttgcctttttttattCCAGCATACATGCTATTTTTAGCCACATCTGTGCTTGTGATAGAGTCGAGTCAGCATCTAGTTTTCCCCTACTGAGCTTGTTCACTACAAAAGCACTCAAATGTGTTGGCACTGAGAACAGAACTTGCACATGGGCACCCATGCCAAGCATTTCCCCataactaatttttaaaaagaaagcatgaAAAAGCTACGCCGGCCACACATTCCAAGTGAAGATGAGCTGGTTGTACATCAGGATAGGAGCGAATAGTTGGGCCTAGTGTACCCAAGTGCTGCCTTGTataatgttggactcccaactccaatctctcctagccagcatggtcaatagccaaggttgatgggagttgtagttcaacatctagagcagagctttccaaactgtgtgtcacgacatgTTAAGTGTGTTCGGCTGCAGTTTGTAGGTATGTCGCACAAACGCTCCCCACGCtcttcccggggctggaaagggctCCGTTTagcctccggtttgctagtaaaactgaatgactttgtcgcgaaatgatgcatgtctaaaaaatgtGTCACCAACACAGAAAGTATGGAAAGTTCTGGTCTAGAGGATACAACACCCTGACCCCTATGACAGCCCAGTCTTCTACACCCCTCAAAATCGGCACCCCAGTTGGGTTGACTTCCCTTAAAACGAACCCTTCATAGAGCTTGTGACAttgtacaattcaaagtgttggtgctgacctttaaagccttacacagcctcggtccagtatacctgaaggagcgtctccacccccatcgttctgcccggacactgaggtccagtgctgagggccttctggcagtttcctcgctgcgagaagccaagttacagggaaccaggcagagggccttctcggtagtggcacccgccctgtggaacaccctcccaccagatgtcaaagaggaaaacaactaccagacttttagaagacatctgaaagcagccctgtttaggggagcttttaatgtttaatagattattgtattttaacattctgttggaagccgctcagagtggctggggaaaccagccagatgggcggggtataaataaattgttgttgttgttgttgtatgaaaTGCTCTAATGTGCAAATCCCAGATCCTTATTCTCcgttaggctgtgtacacactagaTACTTCTAAAGCACGTTCGAAATGCAttccttcctgcaaagaattctgggcactgtagtttaccctgcagagttacaattcccagcaactccttagcaaactacaga
The sequence above is drawn from the Lacerta agilis isolate rLacAgi1 chromosome 13, rLacAgi1.pri, whole genome shotgun sequence genome and encodes:
- the ARPC1B gene encoding actin-related protein 2/3 complex subunit 1B; the protein is MAYQSFLLEPISCHAWNKDRTQLAICPNNHEVHIYKKDGTKWSKVHELKEHNGQVTGIDWAPDSNRIVTCGTDRNAYVWTLKGNVWKPTLVILRINRAARCVKWSPKENKFAVGSGSRLISICYFEQENDWWVCKHIKKPIRSTILSLDWHPNNVLLAAGSCDFKCRIFSAYIKEVEERPSPTPWGSKMPFGELMFESGSSCGWVHSICFSGSGSRVAWVSHDSTICLADANKKMAVACLSTETLPLLAVTFITENSLVAAGHDCYPMLFTYEEQQGTLSFGGKLDIPKQGAQRGLTARERFQNLDKKASSETNNATLDTLHKNSISQISVIAGGKGSCSKFCTTGMDGGMSLWDIKSLESAMKDLRIK